Proteins co-encoded in one Kocuria flava genomic window:
- a CDS encoding PTS ascorbate transporter subunit IIC has protein sequence MNWLVSIPEFLVSEILAVPAFLIGIITAVGLAALRKGVGQIVGGAIKATLGFLLIGAGATLVVASLEPLGAMILGATGAQGVIPTNEAIAGIAQAEYGAQVAWLMILGFAVSLLLARFTPLRYVFLTGHHVLFMATMLTIILATAGYDAWVTVLLGALLLGILMVSLPALAHPWTRRITGDDSVAIGHFGTAGYVAAGAVGQLVGKRSRSTEETHLPEGLRFLRDSMVATALSMALMYVVLAVLFLVRAGEEEAFTAFADGATGVGNYIMMSITQGLQFGVAVAVILFGVRTILGELVPAFQGIAAKVVPGAIPALDAPIVFPYAQNAVLLGFVSSFVGGLVGLFVLSAWLNPALGLALILPGLVPHFFTGGAAGVYGNATGGRRGALAGGFVNGLLITFLPAFLLSVLGTFGSENTTFGDADFGWFGVAVGSAARIGAVGGIVVMALIGLAVLGLAVLVQRKVVDARWDPSPGRPWPGGAGEDEPAAATAGSARAHPRIAPPKGAPAPPPPPA, from the coding sequence GTGAACTGGCTCGTCAGCATCCCCGAGTTCCTGGTCAGCGAGATCCTCGCCGTCCCGGCGTTCCTCATCGGCATCATCACCGCCGTCGGCCTCGCCGCCCTGCGCAAGGGGGTCGGGCAGATCGTGGGCGGGGCGATCAAGGCGACGCTGGGCTTTCTGCTCATCGGCGCCGGCGCCACGCTCGTGGTCGCCTCCCTCGAGCCGCTGGGCGCGATGATCCTGGGCGCCACCGGCGCCCAGGGCGTGATCCCCACCAACGAGGCCATCGCCGGGATCGCCCAGGCCGAGTACGGGGCGCAGGTCGCGTGGCTGATGATCCTCGGCTTCGCCGTCAGCCTCCTGCTGGCCCGCTTCACCCCGCTGCGCTACGTGTTCCTCACCGGCCACCACGTGCTGTTCATGGCGACGATGCTGACCATCATCCTCGCCACCGCCGGCTACGACGCCTGGGTGACCGTGCTGCTGGGCGCGCTGCTGCTGGGCATCCTCATGGTCTCCCTGCCGGCCCTGGCCCACCCGTGGACCCGCCGGATCACCGGCGACGACAGCGTGGCGATCGGCCACTTCGGCACCGCCGGCTACGTCGCCGCCGGCGCGGTCGGGCAGCTGGTGGGGAAGAGAAGCCGTTCCACCGAGGAGACCCACCTGCCGGAGGGCCTGCGCTTCCTGCGCGACTCCATGGTCGCCACCGCGCTGTCGATGGCGCTGATGTACGTGGTCCTCGCCGTGCTCTTCCTCGTGCGTGCAGGGGAGGAGGAGGCCTTCACCGCGTTCGCCGACGGGGCGACCGGGGTGGGCAACTACATCATGATGTCCATCACCCAGGGCCTGCAGTTCGGCGTGGCCGTGGCCGTGATCCTCTTCGGCGTGCGCACCATCCTCGGCGAGCTCGTCCCGGCCTTCCAGGGCATCGCCGCGAAGGTCGTCCCCGGGGCGATCCCGGCCCTCGACGCCCCCATCGTCTTCCCCTACGCCCAGAACGCGGTGCTGCTGGGCTTCGTCTCCAGCTTCGTGGGCGGGCTCGTGGGACTGTTCGTGCTCTCCGCGTGGCTGAACCCCGCCCTGGGGCTCGCCCTGATCCTGCCCGGGCTCGTCCCGCACTTCTTCACGGGCGGCGCGGCCGGGGTCTACGGCAACGCGACCGGCGGCCGCCGCGGCGCGCTCGCCGGCGGCTTCGTCAACGGCCTGCTCATCACCTTCCTGCCGGCCTTCCTGCTCTCGGTGCTGGGGACCTTCGGCTCCGAGAACACGACCTTCGGCGACGCCGACTTCGGCTGGTTCGGCGTCGCCGTCGGCTCCGCCGCCCGGATCGGCGCCGTGGGCGGGATCGTGGTCATGGCGCTCATCGGCCTGGCCGTCCTGGGGCTGGCGGTGCTGGTCCAGCGCAAGGTCGTCGACGCCCGCTGGGACCCCTCCCCGGGCCGGCCCTGGCCCGGGGGCGCCGGCGAGGACGAGCCGGCCGCGGCCACCGCCGGCTCGGCGCGCGCCCACCCGCGGATCGCGCCCCCGAAGGGCGCGCCCGCCCCGCCGCCGCCCCCGGCCTGA
- a CDS encoding cation:proton antiporter, whose translation MDINLVLALFAGLILALSAFSALLQRLSLPGPVLALAFGVLIGPYATGLLRIEDFGVPTGTLLEQAARITLGMGLAGVALRLPHGYWRADARWIAVIIGAGMVLMLAVATGVLWGLLGVPFVLALLLGAIITPTDPVVTTPVVTGSLAEQRIPERVRHNLSAESGLNDGLGYLFVMLPVLLLTAPDRAWSELLTTVLLWEVLGAAVFGAVAGYLLGRLFVAVKDRGLMEESSYLGFLVPLGLFVLGAGKLLGTDAVLAVFVAAAVFGQVIPQRDEEQEDKVDDAVNRFFLLPVFVLIGLSLPLDEWARLGWTAPVVVLAAVLLRRLVALWVLRPLLRGVHDRPETAFLSWFGPIGVSALFYATLAERHTGHHEIFTWTTLAITGSVLVHGLSTAPLSAWLQKREPEHKQKQEAAA comes from the coding sequence GTGGACATCAACCTCGTGCTGGCGCTGTTCGCCGGGCTGATCCTGGCGCTCTCGGCGTTCTCGGCCCTGCTGCAGCGGCTGAGCCTGCCGGGACCGGTGCTCGCCCTGGCCTTCGGGGTGCTGATCGGCCCCTACGCCACCGGGCTGCTGCGGATCGAGGACTTCGGCGTGCCCACCGGCACGCTGCTGGAGCAGGCCGCGCGGATCACCCTGGGGATGGGCCTGGCCGGGGTGGCGCTGCGCCTGCCCCACGGGTACTGGCGGGCCGACGCCCGATGGATCGCCGTGATCATCGGCGCGGGCATGGTCCTGATGCTGGCCGTGGCCACCGGGGTCCTGTGGGGGCTGCTGGGGGTGCCGTTCGTGCTGGCGCTGCTGCTGGGCGCGATCATCACGCCCACCGACCCGGTGGTGACCACCCCCGTGGTGACCGGGTCCCTGGCGGAGCAGCGGATCCCGGAGCGGGTCCGCCACAACCTCTCGGCCGAGAGCGGCCTCAACGACGGGCTGGGCTACCTCTTCGTGATGCTCCCGGTGCTGCTGCTGACGGCCCCGGACCGGGCGTGGTCGGAGCTGCTCACCACGGTGCTGCTGTGGGAGGTCCTGGGCGCGGCGGTGTTCGGGGCCGTGGCCGGGTACCTGCTGGGGAGGCTGTTCGTGGCCGTGAAGGACCGGGGGCTCATGGAGGAGAGCTCCTACCTGGGCTTCCTCGTGCCACTGGGGCTGTTCGTGCTGGGCGCCGGCAAGCTGCTGGGCACCGACGCCGTGCTGGCCGTGTTCGTGGCCGCCGCCGTCTTCGGCCAGGTCATCCCCCAGCGCGACGAGGAGCAGGAGGACAAGGTCGACGACGCGGTCAACCGCTTCTTCCTGCTGCCGGTCTTCGTGCTCATCGGCCTGTCCCTGCCCCTCGACGAGTGGGCGCGGCTGGGCTGGACGGCCCCCGTGGTCGTGCTCGCCGCGGTGCTGCTGCGCCGGCTGGTCGCCCTGTGGGTGCTGCGCCCGCTGCTGCGGGGCGTGCACGACCGCCCCGAGACGGCGTTCCTGAGCTGGTTCGGGCCCATCGGCGTCTCGGCGCTGTTCTACGCCACCCTGGCCGAGCGGCACACCGGCCACCACGAGATCTTCACCTGGACCACCCTGGCGATCACCGGGTCCGTGCTGGTCCACGGGCTCTCCACCGCTCCGCTCAGCGCCTGGCTGCAGAAGCGGGAACCGGAGCACAAGCAGAAGCAGGAGGCCGCCGCATGA
- a CDS encoding zinc-dependent alcohol dehydrogenase family protein — protein sequence MRGVLLYAPGDVRVEDREVPAIVEPTDAILKVAAACVCGSDLWPYRGLEDVDGPAPMGHEYVGTVEEVGGAVHGVAVGDFVVGSFFASDNTCEICRAGYQTHCVRRQPGAATGAQSQYVRVPLADGTLVATPGQPGPELIPSLLAASDVLGTGWFGAVAAEVGPGKTVAVVGDGAVGLLGVLAAKQLGAERIIVFSRHADRQALAREFGATDVVAERGDEGVARIKELTGGLGAHSVIEAVGTQESMLQAIRSTRPGGHVGYVGVSHDVSLPGQELFFSGVHLHGGPAPVRRFLPELIRLIWEREIDPGRVFDLTLPLEQAAEAYRAMDERRAIKVLLTTD from the coding sequence ATGCGTGGAGTCCTGCTGTACGCCCCCGGCGACGTCCGCGTCGAGGACCGCGAGGTCCCGGCGATCGTCGAGCCCACCGACGCGATCCTGAAGGTCGCCGCCGCCTGCGTGTGCGGCTCCGACCTGTGGCCCTACCGCGGCCTCGAGGACGTCGACGGACCGGCCCCGATGGGCCACGAGTACGTCGGCACCGTCGAGGAGGTCGGCGGCGCGGTGCACGGCGTGGCGGTCGGCGACTTCGTCGTCGGTTCCTTCTTCGCCTCGGACAACACCTGCGAGATCTGCCGGGCCGGCTACCAGACCCACTGCGTGCGCCGGCAGCCCGGGGCGGCCACCGGTGCCCAGTCGCAGTACGTGCGCGTCCCGCTGGCCGACGGCACGCTCGTGGCCACCCCCGGACAGCCCGGCCCGGAGCTGATCCCCTCGTTGCTGGCGGCCTCGGACGTGCTGGGCACCGGCTGGTTCGGCGCCGTGGCCGCCGAGGTGGGCCCCGGGAAGACCGTGGCCGTCGTCGGCGACGGCGCCGTCGGGCTGCTCGGCGTGCTCGCCGCGAAGCAGCTGGGCGCGGAGCGGATCATCGTGTTCTCCCGCCACGCCGACCGGCAGGCCCTGGCCCGGGAGTTCGGCGCCACCGACGTCGTGGCGGAGCGCGGCGACGAGGGCGTGGCAAGGATCAAGGAACTCACCGGTGGGCTGGGGGCCCACTCGGTCATCGAGGCCGTCGGCACCCAGGAGTCGATGCTGCAGGCCATCCGGTCGACCCGCCCCGGCGGCCACGTCGGCTACGTCGGGGTCTCCCACGACGTCTCGCTGCCCGGCCAGGAGCTGTTCTTCTCCGGCGTGCACCTGCACGGCGGTCCCGCGCCGGTGCGCCGGTTCCTGCCCGAGCTGATCCGGTTGATCTGGGAGCGGGAGATCGACCCGGGCAGGGTCTTCGACCTCACCCTGCCCCTCGAGCAGGCCGCCGAGGCCTACCGGGCCATGGACGAGCGCCGGGCGATCAAGGTCCTGCTCACCACCGACTGA
- a CDS encoding ion transporter translates to MSHAAPPEEPAEQLRAAEALAARLDRPMGFLGILFLFVVLGQLLVTDPGWSRALTVLGWVFWGIFVAEFGLRAYLAGFQTSFWRHNWWQVLFLLLPFLRFVRALQALRLVRLARLSRLARAGGIVSASVRGSRSAGRLLSSRIGWLSAVTAVVVLAASQLLYAFEAHTDYGTALHEAALATVTGSGITTDDPFSKVLQVVLAVYSVAVFATLAGSLGAYFLRDQDPAARPDPRAPGSPGDGPAGERGDGR, encoded by the coding sequence GTGAGCCACGCGGCGCCGCCGGAGGAGCCGGCCGAGCAGCTGCGGGCCGCCGAGGCGCTGGCGGCCCGCCTGGACCGCCCCATGGGGTTCCTCGGGATCCTGTTCCTCTTCGTGGTCCTGGGCCAGCTGCTGGTCACCGACCCGGGCTGGAGCCGCGCCCTGACGGTGCTCGGGTGGGTGTTCTGGGGGATCTTCGTCGCCGAGTTCGGGCTGCGGGCCTATCTCGCCGGGTTCCAGACCTCCTTCTGGCGGCACAACTGGTGGCAGGTGCTGTTCCTGCTGCTGCCGTTCCTGCGCTTCGTGCGCGCCCTGCAGGCCCTGCGCCTGGTCCGCCTCGCCCGGCTGAGCCGCCTGGCCCGCGCCGGGGGCATCGTCTCGGCGAGCGTGCGCGGGTCCCGCTCGGCCGGGCGGCTGCTGTCCAGCCGCATCGGGTGGCTCTCGGCCGTGACGGCCGTGGTCGTGCTGGCCGCGAGCCAGCTGCTCTACGCCTTCGAGGCGCACACCGACTACGGGACCGCCCTGCACGAGGCGGCCCTGGCCACCGTGACCGGCAGCGGCATCACCACCGACGACCCCTTCTCGAAGGTGCTCCAGGTGGTCCTGGCGGTCTACTCCGTGGCGGTCTTCGCGACCCTGGCCGGCTCCCTGGGCGCCTACTTCCTGCGCGACCAGGACCCCGCCGCGCGCCCGGACCCGCGAGCGCCCGGGTCACCCGGCGACGGCCCGGCCGGCGAGCGCGGCGACGGACGCTGA
- a CDS encoding YczE/YyaS/YitT family protein, with product MQLLAGLVLYGFSMGLLVRAQLGVIPWDVLHQGLAGRLGLSMGTVVIGLSLLLLLLWIPLRERPGIGTLANAVVVGLALDATLALLPPVEAMPLRVVAVLGGVALNAVATAAYIGVHLGPGPRDGLMTGLVRRTGGSVRVVRTSIEAVVVLAGWLLGGTVGLGTVLYALAIGPLVQPLMPRLSVRLDR from the coding sequence GTGCAGCTGCTCGCCGGGCTGGTGCTCTACGGGTTCTCCATGGGCCTGCTCGTGCGCGCGCAGCTCGGCGTGATCCCCTGGGACGTCCTGCACCAGGGCCTGGCCGGGCGGCTCGGGCTGAGCATGGGCACGGTCGTGATCGGGCTCAGCCTCCTGCTGCTCCTGCTGTGGATCCCGCTGCGCGAACGGCCCGGGATCGGCACCCTCGCCAACGCCGTCGTCGTCGGGCTGGCGCTCGACGCGACCCTCGCCCTGCTCCCGCCGGTCGAGGCGATGCCGCTGCGGGTGGTGGCCGTGCTCGGCGGGGTGGCGCTCAACGCCGTGGCGACCGCCGCGTACATCGGGGTGCACCTCGGGCCCGGCCCGCGCGACGGGCTGATGACCGGCCTGGTGCGGCGCACCGGGGGCTCCGTGCGCGTGGTGCGCACCTCCATCGAGGCGGTCGTGGTGCTCGCCGGCTGGCTGCTCGGCGGCACCGTGGGGCTGGGCACGGTCCTCTACGCCCTGGCCATCGGGCCGCTGGTCCAGCCGCTGATGCCGCGGCTGAGCGTGCGGCTCGACCGGTGA
- a CDS encoding HNH endonuclease family protein: MFLGLLSPARTRSAGSPAGPLRAAAASAVVAGLVLLGGAVPAEAASTYSAPLRTAVKSLPVAAENNAGYDRDRQFGTWNDADRDCRNTRAEVLQNETRASLTFTTAKRCTVRSGRWVTSWDGRTHTSATTVQIDHTVPVHEAWGSGARYWTKAKRVAFYNDLGDSRTLSAQTSALNSAKQARGPEQWMPPRHRCGYVGEWVAVKIRWGLKVDSAEKAALTRIAASCPNVGLTVRKA; encoded by the coding sequence ATGTTCCTCGGACTGCTGTCCCCTGCTCGCACCCGCTCCGCCGGTTCCCCCGCCGGCCCGCTCCGGGCGGCCGCCGCCTCCGCGGTCGTGGCGGGACTGGTGCTCCTCGGCGGCGCCGTGCCCGCCGAGGCGGCGTCCACCTACAGCGCCCCGTTGCGCACCGCGGTGAAGTCCCTGCCCGTGGCCGCGGAGAACAACGCCGGCTACGACCGCGACCGGCAGTTCGGGACCTGGAACGACGCCGACCGGGACTGCCGGAACACCCGCGCCGAGGTGCTGCAGAACGAGACCCGGGCGTCCCTCACCTTCACCACCGCCAAGCGGTGCACCGTCCGGAGCGGGCGCTGGGTCACCAGCTGGGACGGGCGGACCCACACCTCGGCCACCACCGTGCAGATCGACCACACCGTGCCCGTCCACGAGGCCTGGGGCTCCGGCGCCCGGTACTGGACGAAGGCGAAGCGCGTGGCCTTCTACAACGACCTCGGCGACTCCCGCACGCTCAGCGCCCAGACCTCCGCCCTGAACTCCGCCAAGCAGGCCCGCGGCCCGGAGCAGTGGATGCCGCCGCGCCACCGCTGCGGCTACGTCGGGGAGTGGGTCGCGGTGAAGATCCGCTGGGGCCTGAAGGTCGACAGCGCCGAGAAGGCCGCCCTCACCCGGATCGCCGCGTCCTGCCCCAACGTGGGCCTCACCGTGCGCAAGGCCTGA
- a CDS encoding esterase-like activity of phytase family protein, whose amino-acid sequence MLGTTTRSDPEGHIGWEIRCDGGCAAAGDLPAGYACPAPDRVLTGWDFDLESMQVAKDGTLWFGDEFGPYLLHTDAQGRLLEAPVKLPGITSPSDPDPQAPAAKLTDPGTTRCDRRNMRTCPTSTGC is encoded by the coding sequence TTGCTGGGGACGACGACCCGCTCCGACCCCGAGGGCCACATCGGCTGGGAGATCCGGTGCGACGGCGGCTGCGCGGCCGCCGGGGACCTGCCCGCCGGCTACGCCTGCCCCGCGCCGGACCGGGTGCTCACCGGCTGGGACTTCGACCTCGAGTCGATGCAGGTCGCGAAGGACGGGACCCTGTGGTTCGGCGACGAGTTCGGCCCATACCTGCTGCACACCGACGCGCAGGGGCGGCTGCTCGAGGCGCCGGTCAAGCTGCCCGGGATCACCTCGCCCTCCGACCCGGACCCGCAGGCCCCGGCGGCGAAGCTCACCGACCCCGGGACAACTCGGTGTGACCGGCGTAACATGAGGACATGTCCGACCTCGACCGGCTGCTGA
- a CDS encoding Lrp/AsnC family transcriptional regulator, with the protein MTHPTPRPPQDLRPAHQLDDLDLRLLGLLRENARATNQALSEALGVAPSTCLARTKALQRAGVIRRFTVEVEPKALGQTIEALISVRLRPGARQQMAAFGESLKTVPEVSQYFFLGGVDDFLIHVRVRDTEHIRQFVIEHLSSNPVVAATQTSLVFEHVPGPQGL; encoded by the coding sequence GTGACGCATCCCACACCGCGTCCACCGCAGGATCTGCGGCCGGCCCACCAGCTCGACGACCTCGACCTGCGCCTGCTCGGGCTGCTGCGCGAGAACGCCCGGGCCACCAATCAGGCCCTCAGTGAGGCCCTCGGGGTGGCGCCGTCCACGTGCCTGGCCCGGACGAAGGCGCTGCAGCGGGCCGGGGTGATCCGCCGCTTCACGGTCGAGGTCGAGCCCAAGGCCCTGGGCCAGACCATCGAGGCGCTCATCAGCGTGCGGCTGCGTCCCGGGGCCCGGCAGCAGATGGCCGCCTTCGGGGAGTCGCTGAAGACGGTCCCCGAGGTCTCGCAGTACTTCTTCCTGGGCGGGGTCGACGACTTCCTCATCCACGTCCGGGTGCGCGACACCGAGCACATCCGCCAGTTCGTGATCGAGCACCTGTCCTCGAACCCGGTCGTGGCCGCGACCCAGACCAGCCTCGTGTTCGAGCACGTGCCCGGCCCGCAGGGGCTGTGA
- a CDS encoding Pr6Pr family membrane protein, translating to MRVAVPLLRVAALTVAVAALVARSRCAVVTGTCLGTNLFSYFTIHSTVLLVLALVLALVHHALRGGEPPWLTGLRALATTYVVVSGIVFTVMLLNAELFGHLFLVPRSSQVLHFVLPVYALLDFLVGPGRHRLRLSTAWAAMVYPVLWSLYTLARGRLVGWYPYFFLDPDRVGGYTAVGVYALGVSALIVVVAVGVTAATRLPAPAPGRGLLSRARRP from the coding sequence GTGCGCGTCGCCGTGCCGCTGCTGCGCGTCGCGGCCCTGACCGTGGCGGTCGCCGCCCTGGTCGCCCGCTCCCGCTGCGCCGTGGTGACCGGCACGTGCCTGGGCACGAACCTCTTCAGCTACTTCACGATCCACAGCACGGTCCTTCTCGTGCTGGCCCTGGTGCTCGCCCTGGTCCACCACGCCCTGCGCGGCGGCGAGCCCCCGTGGCTGACCGGGCTGCGGGCGCTGGCCACCACCTACGTGGTCGTCTCCGGGATCGTGTTCACCGTGATGCTGCTGAACGCGGAGCTGTTCGGCCACCTCTTCCTCGTGCCCCGGTCCTCGCAGGTGCTGCACTTCGTGCTGCCCGTCTACGCGCTGCTGGACTTCCTGGTGGGGCCGGGCCGGCACCGGCTGCGCCTGTCCACCGCGTGGGCGGCCATGGTCTACCCGGTGCTGTGGTCGCTCTACACCCTGGCCCGCGGGCGCCTGGTGGGCTGGTACCCCTACTTCTTCCTCGACCCGGACCGGGTCGGCGGCTACACCGCCGTGGGCGTCTACGCGCTGGGGGTCTCGGCCCTGATCGTCGTGGTGGCCGTGGGCGTCACCGCGGCCACCCGCCTGCCCGCCCCGGCCCCGGGGCGGGGCCTGCTCAGTCGAGCTCGACGACCGTGA
- a CDS encoding helix-turn-helix domain-containing protein, translating to MTQEIELDTVIRRRIRGLRLARGWSLDALAARCWLSPSTLSRIETGHRRIALDQLVPIARALGTTLDELVESPADEDVVIRPEPEHARGVTTWLLSPERDLHGMTVAKMRFTEEHPSGRDRLAVHPGREWFTVLSGTARLHLGERTLLVEAGHAAQFSTMVPHSIGAHGGPVEILTIFDRDGERAHLHAGDPGEAPGPGNGPRP from the coding sequence ATGACGCAGGAGATCGAGCTGGACACCGTCATCCGCCGGCGCATCCGCGGGCTGCGGCTGGCCCGGGGCTGGTCCCTCGACGCGCTCGCGGCCCGCTGCTGGCTCAGTCCCTCGACGCTGAGCCGGATCGAGACCGGCCACCGCCGGATCGCCCTGGACCAGCTCGTGCCCATCGCCCGGGCCCTGGGCACCACGCTCGACGAGCTCGTGGAGTCCCCCGCGGACGAGGACGTGGTGATCCGGCCCGAGCCCGAGCACGCCCGCGGGGTGACCACCTGGCTGCTGTCCCCGGAGCGGGACCTGCACGGGATGACCGTGGCGAAGATGCGCTTCACCGAGGAGCACCCCTCCGGCCGCGACCGGCTCGCGGTGCACCCGGGCCGGGAGTGGTTCACCGTGCTCTCGGGCACCGCCCGGCTGCACCTGGGGGAGCGGACCCTGCTCGTCGAGGCCGGCCACGCCGCCCAGTTCTCGACCATGGTCCCGCACTCGATCGGCGCCCACGGCGGTCCGGTCGAGATCCTCACGATCTTCGACCGCGACGGCGAGCGCGCGCACCTGCACGCCGGCGACCCCGGGGAGGCGCCCGGACCGGGAAACGGGCCGCGCCCGTGA
- a CDS encoding PTS sugar transporter subunit IIA: protein MSDLDRLLTRDSIHLDAAAADWRAAITAAGELLEREGAVTGAYTRAMIDSVEEKGPYIVVAPGFAFAHARPSEAVHRTAMSWVRLAEPVEFGHDANDPVTLVVALAAKDPKEHLRAMRRLATVLGSPERRAALDRAATPDEVLAVLTEGAPSSSPAGEHPAGAAAPDAGAERATTAGAAASRNKILTVCGNGLGTSLFLKNTLEQVLDRWGWSPFLTVEATDTISARGKAKEADCILTSGEIARTLGDVGVPVRVVENFTSTAELDAALRELYDV from the coding sequence ATGTCCGACCTCGACCGGCTGCTGACCAGGGACTCCATCCACCTCGACGCGGCCGCCGCCGACTGGCGGGCCGCGATCACCGCGGCGGGGGAGCTGCTCGAGCGGGAGGGCGCGGTCACCGGCGCCTACACGCGGGCGATGATCGACAGCGTCGAGGAGAAGGGCCCCTACATCGTGGTGGCGCCGGGCTTCGCCTTCGCCCACGCCCGCCCCTCCGAGGCCGTCCACCGCACGGCGATGTCCTGGGTCCGCCTGGCCGAGCCGGTCGAGTTCGGCCACGACGCCAACGACCCCGTGACCCTCGTCGTCGCCCTCGCCGCGAAGGACCCGAAGGAGCACCTGCGCGCGATGCGCCGGCTGGCCACGGTGCTGGGCTCCCCGGAGCGCCGGGCCGCCCTCGACCGCGCGGCCACGCCCGACGAGGTGCTCGCCGTGCTCACGGAGGGCGCCCCGTCGTCGTCCCCGGCCGGCGAGCACCCCGCGGGGGCCGCGGCGCCGGACGCGGGGGCGGAGCGGGCGACGACGGCGGGCGCCGCGGCCAGCCGCAACAAGATCCTCACCGTGTGCGGCAACGGCCTCGGCACGAGCCTGTTCCTGAAGAACACCCTCGAGCAGGTCCTGGACCGCTGGGGCTGGTCCCCGTTCCTGACGGTCGAGGCGACCGACACCATCTCGGCCCGCGGCAAGGCCAAGGAGGCCGACTGCATCCTCACCTCCGGGGAGATCGCCCGCACCCTCGGGGACGTGGGCGTGCCCGTGCGGGTCGTGGAGAACTTCACCAGCACCGCCGAGCTCGACGCCGCCCTGCGCGAGCTCTACGACGTCTAG
- a CDS encoding potassium channel family protein, which produces MQIVLTLLGVAVVVLGLRDMYHSLLHPSGNGSLSHTVMTGVWKLSRATGHRFGSAVGPAAMGSAVLLWVALQALGWALVYLPHVPGGFTYSPGVDPARYGDFAEALYVSLVTLATLGFGDVVATDAWVRLAAPLEALTGFALLTAALTWFTQIYPPLSRRRSLALELKGLADTGWADRLPRLDPVAAAGVLHPLATQIGRARIDFTQHSETYFFQEQDPDLSLAAQLPAALALRDAAADSPAPEVAAAAEVLDRSLDQLGAKLGEFVGGGEDPEAVFAAYARDHGRAFRR; this is translated from the coding sequence GTGCAGATCGTGCTGACGCTCCTGGGGGTGGCGGTCGTCGTGCTGGGGCTGCGCGACATGTACCACAGCCTCCTGCACCCCAGCGGCAACGGCTCCCTCAGCCACACGGTCATGACAGGGGTGTGGAAGCTGTCGCGGGCCACGGGGCACCGCTTCGGCTCGGCCGTCGGCCCGGCCGCCATGGGCTCCGCCGTGCTGCTGTGGGTGGCGTTGCAGGCCCTGGGCTGGGCCCTGGTCTACCTCCCGCACGTCCCCGGCGGCTTCACGTACTCCCCGGGCGTGGACCCCGCCCGGTACGGCGACTTCGCCGAGGCCCTCTACGTCTCCCTCGTGACCCTGGCGACCCTGGGCTTCGGCGACGTGGTCGCCACGGACGCGTGGGTGCGCCTGGCCGCCCCGCTGGAGGCCCTGACCGGGTTCGCGCTGCTCACCGCGGCCCTGACGTGGTTCACCCAGATCTACCCGCCCCTGTCCCGGCGCCGCTCCCTGGCCCTCGAGCTCAAGGGCCTGGCGGACACCGGCTGGGCGGACCGGCTGCCGCGGCTGGACCCCGTGGCGGCAGCCGGCGTCCTGCACCCCTTGGCCACGCAGATCGGGCGGGCCCGCATCGACTTCACCCAGCACAGCGAGACCTACTTCTTCCAGGAGCAGGACCCGGACCTCTCCCTCGCCGCCCAGCTGCCCGCCGCGCTCGCCCTGCGCGACGCCGCGGCGGACAGCCCCGCACCGGAGGTGGCCGCCGCGGCCGAGGTCCTCGACCGGTCGCTGGACCAGCTGGGGGCGAAGCTGGGGGAGTTCGTGGGCGGCGGAGAGGACCCCGAGGCCGTCTTCGCCGCCTACGCCCGCGACCACGGCCGCGCGTTCCGCCGCTGA